From Streptomyces sp. NBC_00370, a single genomic window includes:
- a CDS encoding cytochrome P450 family protein, translating into MTSSHTPEPPVDVPYRIDPAGGCPHATNAALLARGGVASVVLPGEVPAVAVLGHEALKEFLAHPDVAKGDTHFAALHDGRIPEDWPLRAFASVQGMTTADGSEHRRLRSLVTAAFTPRRVEALRPKVEALTAELLDGLDRVAAEGDGTVDLRRHFALPLPLDVISELLGVDREHREQLHELSNRIVSTDVSPQVAQAASRDVLAALAAVVEARRAAPGDDLTSALIAASESENDQLSEAELVGTLLLMIIAGHETTLNLIGNSVRALCAHRDQLELVREGRASWSDVVEETLRWDSPVSYFPFRYPTRDLTVDGTTIPTGTPVLAAYSAAGRDTAAHGPDADRFDITRETNRHISFGHGPHFCLGSPLARLEATVALEQLFTRFPDLDLTLPDAQLPRHASFIGNGVQELRARLRGPVR; encoded by the coding sequence TTGACCTCGTCCCACACGCCCGAACCGCCCGTGGACGTCCCGTACCGGATCGACCCGGCGGGCGGCTGTCCGCACGCCACCAACGCCGCCCTCCTCGCGCGCGGTGGGGTGGCGTCCGTCGTCCTGCCCGGCGAGGTGCCGGCCGTGGCGGTCCTGGGGCACGAGGCGCTCAAGGAGTTCCTGGCCCACCCCGATGTCGCCAAGGGCGACACGCACTTCGCGGCGCTGCACGACGGGCGGATCCCGGAGGACTGGCCGCTGCGGGCCTTCGCGAGCGTGCAGGGCATGACCACCGCCGACGGGTCCGAGCACCGGCGGCTGCGCTCCCTGGTGACGGCCGCTTTCACCCCGCGCCGGGTCGAGGCGCTCAGGCCGAAGGTGGAGGCGCTGACGGCCGAGCTGCTGGACGGCCTGGACCGGGTGGCGGCGGAGGGCGACGGCACCGTCGACCTGCGGCGGCATTTCGCGCTGCCGCTGCCGCTCGACGTCATCAGCGAACTCCTGGGCGTCGACCGCGAACACCGGGAGCAGCTGCACGAGCTGTCCAACCGGATCGTGAGCACCGATGTCAGCCCGCAGGTCGCGCAGGCAGCCAGCCGCGATGTGCTCGCCGCGCTCGCCGCCGTCGTCGAAGCGCGCCGTGCGGCGCCGGGGGACGATCTCACCAGCGCCCTGATCGCGGCCAGCGAGAGCGAGAACGACCAGCTCAGTGAGGCCGAACTCGTCGGCACGCTGCTGCTGATGATCATCGCGGGGCACGAGACGACGCTGAACCTGATCGGCAACAGCGTCCGCGCCCTGTGCGCGCACCGCGACCAGCTGGAGCTGGTCCGCGAAGGGCGGGCCAGCTGGTCGGACGTGGTGGAGGAGACGCTGCGCTGGGACAGCCCGGTCAGCTACTTCCCGTTCCGCTACCCCACCCGTGACCTGACGGTGGACGGCACCACGATCCCCACCGGCACCCCGGTCCTCGCCGCGTACTCCGCCGCCGGGCGTGACACGGCGGCCCACGGTCCGGACGCCGACCGCTTCGACATCACCAGGGAGACCAACCGGCACATCTCCTTCGGCCACGGCCCGCACTTCTGCCTCGGCTCGCCGCTGGCCAGGCTGGAGGCGACAGTCGCCCTGGAGCAGCTGTTCACCCGCTTCCCCGACCTGGACCTCACCCTCCCGGACGCCCAGCTCCCCCGGCACGCCAGCTTCATCGGCAACGGCGTACAGGAACTGCGCGCCCGGCTGCGCGGCCCGGTCCGCTGA
- a CDS encoding NtaA/DmoA family FMN-dependent monooxygenase (This protein belongs to a clade of FMN-dependent monooxygenases, within a broader family of flavin-dependent oxidoreductases, the luciferase-like monooxygenase (LMM) family, some of whose members use coenzyme F420 rather than FMN.): protein MTEPQPRIHLGVFFTGVGPQLIWTDPDAPSHTAIETFVEIARTLERGLFDAFFLGEGLRVRENRGQVFDLDVVGRPDAITQLSALAAVTERIGLVATQNTTYNYPADLARRLASLDLLSDGRAGWNIVTTDNAWTGANFRRGGWLEHERRYDRAGQFVEAAKELWASWAPDAVAPDGQAAGWARPGAVSPVERDSDLVRLRATATLPGSRQGRPVLFQAGDSDGGRELAARHADVVFSANTEYGKAVAYAADLRDRLARHGRTPDSLRILPGASLVLGDTAAEAAEKARWVRGEQVNGPRSIAFLEQYWGTDLSGYDPEGPLPDIEPTEDELDPSRGTISIEHRSGKLALIQKWRDLAAERNLSIRELVAEVSPGHPSFVGTPSSVADEWTRYVSSRAVDGFNLLPHLLPASIDDIVDKLVPELQERGVYRTAYEGATLREHLDLPPL, encoded by the coding sequence ATGACCGAACCCCAACCCCGAATCCACCTCGGCGTGTTCTTCACCGGCGTCGGGCCGCAGTTGATCTGGACCGACCCGGACGCGCCCTCCCACACGGCGATCGAGACGTTCGTGGAGATCGCGCGGACCCTCGAACGCGGCCTGTTCGACGCGTTCTTCCTCGGTGAGGGGCTGCGGGTACGGGAGAACCGCGGCCAGGTCTTCGACCTCGACGTGGTCGGCCGCCCCGACGCGATCACCCAGCTCTCCGCGCTCGCCGCCGTCACCGAGCGGATCGGCCTGGTCGCGACGCAGAACACCACCTACAACTACCCGGCGGACCTGGCCCGCAGGCTGGCGAGCCTGGATCTGCTGTCCGACGGCCGGGCCGGCTGGAACATCGTCACGACCGACAACGCCTGGACGGGCGCCAACTTCCGCCGTGGCGGCTGGCTGGAGCACGAACGCCGCTACGACAGGGCGGGACAGTTCGTCGAAGCGGCCAAGGAGCTGTGGGCGTCCTGGGCCCCGGACGCCGTCGCGCCCGACGGGCAGGCCGCCGGCTGGGCCAGGCCCGGCGCCGTCAGCCCGGTGGAGCGGGACAGCGACCTCGTACGGCTGCGGGCGACCGCCACCCTGCCGGGCAGCAGGCAGGGCCGCCCCGTGCTGTTCCAGGCGGGCGACTCCGACGGCGGACGCGAACTCGCCGCGCGCCACGCCGATGTGGTCTTCTCCGCCAACACCGAGTACGGCAAGGCCGTCGCCTACGCCGCCGACCTGCGCGACCGGCTGGCCCGCCACGGCCGTACGCCGGACTCGCTGCGGATCCTGCCGGGCGCCAGCCTCGTCCTCGGCGACACCGCGGCCGAGGCGGCGGAAAAGGCCCGCTGGGTGCGCGGCGAGCAGGTGAACGGCCCCCGGTCGATCGCCTTCCTGGAGCAGTACTGGGGCACCGACCTGTCCGGTTACGACCCGGAAGGACCGCTGCCCGACATCGAGCCGACCGAGGACGAACTCGACCCTTCGCGGGGCACGATCTCGATCGAGCACCGTAGCGGCAAGCTGGCCCTGATCCAGAAGTGGCGCGACCTCGCCGCCGAACGGAACCTGTCGATACGCGAGTTGGTGGCCGAGGTCTCCCCGGGCCACCCGTCCTTCGTCGGGACCCCCTCGTCCGTCGCCGACGAGTGGACCCGCTATGTCAGCAGCCGCGCGGTGGACGGCTTCAACCTGCTGCCGCATCTGCTGCCGGCCTCCATCGACGACATCGTCGACAAGCTCGTGCCGGAACTCCAGGAGCGGGGCGTCTACCGCACCGCGTACGAGGGCGCCACTTTGCGCGAGCACCTGGACCTGCCGCCGCTGTGA
- a CDS encoding LLM class flavin-dependent oxidoreductase, translating to MTDSDAGRTALHIALEADGDGAHPAAWRHSGRPPAAVLTSAALRDVLAAAEGAGFTLVTFADSPLPPGTGPGTAAGRLEAGTRAAYVAPLTDRIGLAPTLHVATTEPFHLATQLASLDHASHGRAGWVVGAAAGPDDLATVGGAAPAAAALHREIADVIDTARALWDSWQDDAVIKDVATGRFVDSRRIRHIDFEGPTFSVKGPLITPRPPQGQLVVLVPDTLDADARADVVLVGRPDPAAVAARAGQAREAGAPLVFADVEVVLDAGRPAAARLAELDGAAEWPASGAVRHVGSPEQLVDLLGRLAESVDGVRLHPAVLAVDLPVLTERVLPKLAAAGLTRAPRAGATLRETLGLPRPANRFAAAATSN from the coding sequence ATGACTGACAGCGACGCCGGGCGCACCGCATTGCACATCGCCCTGGAGGCCGACGGCGACGGCGCCCATCCGGCAGCCTGGCGCCACTCGGGACGGCCGCCCGCCGCCGTACTGACCTCCGCGGCACTGCGGGACGTGCTCGCGGCGGCCGAGGGCGCCGGCTTCACCCTCGTCACCTTCGCCGACTCCCCGCTGCCACCGGGCACCGGGCCGGGGACAGCCGCAGGCCGGCTGGAGGCCGGGACAAGGGCCGCCTACGTCGCGCCGCTGACCGACCGGATCGGCCTCGCACCCACCCTGCATGTCGCCACCACGGAACCGTTCCATCTCGCCACCCAGTTGGCGAGCCTGGACCACGCCTCGCACGGCCGGGCCGGCTGGGTGGTCGGCGCGGCGGCCGGCCCGGACGACCTCGCGACCGTCGGGGGAGCGGCACCGGCCGCCGCGGCGCTGCACCGGGAGATCGCCGACGTCATCGACACCGCCCGCGCCCTGTGGGACTCGTGGCAGGACGACGCGGTCATCAAGGACGTTGCCACCGGCCGCTTCGTCGATTCCCGGCGCATCCGTCACATCGACTTCGAAGGGCCTACGTTCAGCGTCAAGGGCCCGCTGATCACGCCGCGTCCGCCGCAGGGCCAGTTGGTCGTGCTCGTGCCGGACACGCTGGACGCCGACGCGCGCGCCGACGTGGTCCTGGTCGGACGGCCCGATCCCGCCGCCGTCGCCGCCCGCGCCGGGCAGGCCAGGGAAGCGGGCGCCCCGCTGGTCTTCGCCGACGTGGAGGTCGTCCTCGACGCCGGCAGGCCGGCCGCCGCCCGGCTCGCCGAGCTGGACGGAGCGGCCGAGTGGCCGGCCTCCGGTGCGGTGCGCCATGTCGGCTCACCGGAGCAACTGGTCGATCTGCTGGGCCGGTTGGCGGAGTCGGTCGACGGGGTCAGGCTGCACCCCGCCGTACTCGCCGTCGACCTGCCGGTCCTGACCGAGCGGGTGCTGCCGAAGCTGGCCGCCGCGGGGCTGACCCGCGCCCCGAGGGCGGGCGCCACCCTGCGCGAAACGCTCGGCCTGCCCCGCCCCGCCAACCGATTCGCCGCCGCGGCGACGAGCAACTGA
- a CDS encoding putative leader peptide, which produces MQAPHRRDDGPLVSRRHVDLLRVSSALCPRTSPAR; this is translated from the coding sequence ATGCAGGCGCCCCACCGCCGCGACGACGGACCGTTGGTCTCCCGGCGCCATGTCGACCTGCTCCGGGTGAGCAGCGCACTGTGTCCGAGGACGTCGCCGGCCCGCTGA